From Chryseobacterium sp. IHB B 17019, one genomic window encodes:
- a CDS encoding RebB family R body protein encodes MAETVNNQTTDAVTQTNVTVLGESPAQAMSMLYQMATHASGISIQNSVTNQQNLNQLNPAIVADAIKILKG; translated from the coding sequence ATGGCAGAAACAGTAAACAATCAGACTACAGATGCAGTTACGCAGACCAATGTTACCGTGCTTGGCGAATCTCCGGCACAGGCCATGAGTATGCTCTACCAGATGGCTACACACGCCAGCGGAATTTCTATTCAGAATTCGGTGACCAATCAGCAGAACCTGAATCAGCTCAACCCCGCGATTGTTGCAGACGCCATTAAAATTTTAAAAGGATAA
- a CDS encoding response regulator transcription factor, with product MMKADKEIKFLLADDHSIVRQGVEIVINDIVPNAEVYHTSSLQQIVGLVASKGIEIAIIDAHFPDGNSLHILSQMRNANPDIKILIFSGLEENVHALKFINAGANGYLSKLGEEEDLRQAISDIINDGKYISAVSQDLLAQFANNPGMVNPLNVLTNRELQIAILYAEGYGNLEIANDLDIKQNTVSTIKKNIFNKLKIENLVELIDLIKTHHKI from the coding sequence ATGATGAAAGCAGATAAAGAGATAAAATTCCTTTTAGCAGATGATCATAGTATTGTAAGACAGGGCGTTGAGATCGTAATCAATGATATTGTACCCAATGCTGAAGTGTATCATACCTCATCTTTACAGCAGATAGTGGGGCTGGTAGCCTCAAAGGGAATAGAAATAGCCATCATTGACGCCCATTTTCCGGATGGAAACAGCCTGCATATCTTATCGCAGATGAGAAATGCGAATCCGGACATCAAAATTTTGATTTTTTCAGGTCTGGAAGAAAATGTGCATGCCCTCAAATTCATTAATGCCGGTGCTAATGGCTATTTAAGCAAATTGGGTGAAGAAGAAGATCTTCGACAGGCCATTTCGGATATTATCAATGACGGTAAATATATTTCTGCCGTTTCACAGGATTTATTGGCTCAGTTTGCCAACAATCCGGGGATGGTTAATCCTCTTAATGTTTTGACCAACAGGGAATTGCAGATAGCAATACTATACGCCGAAGGATACGGAAATCTGGAAATTGCCAATGATCTTGATATCAAGCAAAATACAGTAAGTACAATTAAAAAAAATATATTTAATAAGTTGAAAATTGAGAATCTTGTAGAGCTTATAGACCTTATCAAGACTCATCATAAAATATAG
- a CDS encoding RebB family R body protein has translation MATVVNEQITDAVTQSNVKVVAEAPAMALGNVYQTAAHSTGIMFENAVNVQNQQNILAQAATTQGTMQIYSVDTVSDALSIAKILSA, from the coding sequence ATGGCAACAGTAGTTAATGAACAAATTACAGACGCGGTAACTCAATCCAATGTAAAAGTAGTGGCAGAAGCTCCTGCAATGGCTTTAGGAAATGTGTACCAGACAGCAGCTCACTCAACAGGAATTATGTTTGAAAATGCAGTAAACGTTCAGAATCAGCAAAACATCCTGGCTCAGGCAGCTACCACACAGGGAACTATGCAGATCTACAGTGTAGATACCGTTTCGGATGCACTTTCTATCGCGAAAATCCTTAGTGCTTAA
- a CDS encoding acetyltransferase, with protein MYLYGASGHGKVVAEVAEESGYNIEAYIDENLSKEKVLSYPVLHDVPPHDIEVLISIGNNRIRKRIVDQNELFKYVTLVHPKAVISKRVKIGEGTIVMAGVTINTVVKIGKHCIVNTNASIDHDCILDDFVHISPNAALGGNVHVGEGSHVGIGANVIQGITIGKWCTIGAGAVIISDVPDGCTVVGNPGKVIKSKSLKI; from the coding sequence ATGTACTTATACGGAGCAAGCGGTCATGGAAAAGTAGTGGCTGAAGTCGCTGAAGAAAGTGGCTATAACATTGAAGCATACATTGATGAAAATCTATCGAAAGAAAAAGTATTAAGTTATCCTGTTCTTCACGATGTTCCACCGCATGATATAGAAGTACTTATTTCTATAGGCAACAACAGGATCAGGAAAAGAATAGTAGATCAGAATGAGCTGTTCAAGTACGTTACACTGGTACATCCGAAAGCGGTCATATCCAAAAGGGTAAAGATCGGTGAAGGAACCATTGTGATGGCCGGTGTTACCATAAATACAGTAGTGAAAATAGGAAAACACTGCATTGTAAACACCAACGCTTCTATAGATCACGACTGCATCCTGGATGACTTTGTACACATATCCCCAAACGCTGCCCTCGGCGGAAATGTACACGTAGGCGAAGGATCCCATGTAGGAATAGGAGCCAATGTAATACAGGGGATAACAATCGGCAAATGGTGCACTATTGGTGCCGGAGCCGTTATTATCAGTGATGTTCCGGATGGTTGTACGGTAGTAGGCAATCCAGGGAAGGTCATAAAAAGTAAAAGTTTAAAAATTTAG
- a CDS encoding RebB family R body protein has product MATVVNPQITDAVTQSNVKVVGEAPAMALGNVYQTAAHSTGIMFENAVNTQNQQNILGQAATTQGVMQIYSIDTVSDAISIAKMLNPTS; this is encoded by the coding sequence ATGGCAACAGTAGTTAATCCACAAATCACAGACGCAGTAACTCAGTCCAACGTAAAAGTAGTAGGAGAAGCTCCTGCAATGGCTTTGGGCAATGTGTACCAGACAGCAGCGCATTCTACGGGAATTATGTTCGAAAATGCAGTGAACACGCAAAACCAGCAAAACATTTTAGGACAGGCTGCCACTACACAGGGTGTAATGCAGATCTACAGCATAGATACGGTATCCGATGCTATTTCTATCGCTAAAATGTTGAATCCTACTTCTTAA
- a CDS encoding SPASM domain-containing protein, which translates to MKKYLLLLASSRTAMTVGGFGTVGTVWMGRNYYQQLMALAYPETIDPNGRRGAILATRYFKRDQVGFGVYPSIRLIHLIFGNIGEQEIGKLFNSPAAQAIMRKPRTHKNHKKLGAQEVKYWISQRGLGKTIPDNMMIWFFGAVMQASARAYIQESNARIRSFITKNE; encoded by the coding sequence ATGAAAAAATACTTATTGCTATTAGCAAGTTCAAGAACTGCGATGACTGTGGGTGGTTTTGGTACTGTCGGTACAGTCTGGATGGGAAGAAATTATTATCAGCAGCTCATGGCACTGGCTTACCCAGAAACCATTGATCCAAACGGAAGGCGCGGCGCCATATTGGCCACAAGATATTTTAAACGTGATCAGGTGGGCTTTGGAGTTTATCCTTCAATAAGATTAATCCATCTGATCTTTGGAAACATTGGAGAACAGGAAATTGGTAAGCTGTTCAATTCTCCTGCAGCACAGGCCATTATGAGAAAACCAAGAACCCATAAAAATCATAAAAAGCTCGGTGCTCAGGAAGTGAAATATTGGATAAGCCAGCGAGGACTTGGGAAAACTATTCCTGATAATATGATGATCTGGTTTTTTGGAGCCGTGATGCAAGCGAGTGCCCGTGCCTACATACAGGAAAGCAATGCCAGAATACGCTCCTTTATAACAAAAAACGAATAA
- a CDS encoding response regulator transcription factor — translation MENLKIKIGIVDDDLLFVQLLENYINSHEGYEVVSTSTGGYHFLNETDTDLPDVLLLDLRMSNGDGLEVMSALSQKSAGTKIIVLSSFYRRSFMGQMLKMGAHAFLPKEIEMEELLRVINAVYHTGHYFSGEQIEVMRSQLSNKLPEFHAFSKDALTEREIDVLKLVCQQLSTKEIADTLFISPKTVETHKTNLMIKTCVKNMAGLVIYAVQNNIVDADEIVLFDK, via the coding sequence ATGGAAAACTTAAAAATTAAAATCGGCATCGTGGATGATGACCTGTTGTTTGTACAACTGCTAGAGAATTATATTAATAGCCATGAGGGTTACGAGGTGGTATCTACCTCCACCGGCGGCTATCATTTTCTGAATGAAACAGATACTGATCTGCCGGATGTACTCCTGCTGGATCTCAGAATGTCGAACGGCGACGGGCTCGAAGTGATGTCTGCTTTATCCCAAAAGAGCGCCGGAACTAAAATCATTGTACTGTCCAGCTTTTACCGACGGTCTTTTATGGGACAAATGCTGAAAATGGGTGCCCATGCCTTTTTACCAAAAGAAATTGAGATGGAAGAGCTTTTAAGGGTTATCAATGCAGTGTATCACACGGGACATTATTTTTCCGGTGAACAGATTGAAGTCATGCGAAGCCAGCTTTCTAATAAGCTTCCGGAGTTTCATGCTTTTTCTAAAGATGCTCTCACGGAAAGGGAAATTGATGTTTTGAAATTGGTTTGCCAGCAATTAAGCACCAAAGAAATTGCAGATACACTCTTCATCTCACCCAAAACAGTGGAAACCCATAAAACCAACCTAATGATCAAAACCTGTGTGAAAAATATGGCAGGACTGGTAATTTATGCAGTACAAAATAATATTGTGGATGCTGATGAAATTGTTTTATTTGATAAATAG
- a CDS encoding RebB family R body protein: MATVVNEQITDAVTQTNVKVVAEAPAIALGNVYQTAAHSTGIMFENAVNNQNQQNILGQAATTQGVMQIYSMDTVADAISIAQMLNPS; this comes from the coding sequence ATGGCAACAGTAGTTAATGAACAAATTACAGACGCGGTTACACAGACGAACGTAAAAGTGGTGGCAGAAGCTCCGGCAATCGCTCTTGGAAACGTGTACCAAACGGCAGCACACTCAACAGGAATCATGTTTGAAAATGCGGTAAACAATCAGAATCAACAGAATATTTTAGGTCAGGCAGCCACTACACAGGGCGTAATGCAGATCTATAGCATGGATACGGTAGCAGATGCAATTTCTATTGCACAGATGCTGAACCCTTCTTAA
- a CDS encoding sensor histidine kinase, with product MKSVRKNKQKARQLVRNTQAEYRENTIYLQEKDRERLAEELHDNIISRLNLIRLNAHQKNRDELTSDLKNSMQLIREFTHNLTPPDLNDIELTDLMADYLEQVNVNIDVHFYEIKLNKINLNNSIKLNIFRILQELVNNTLKHAEASQIKVLLRISEHYLILIVEDNGIGFTTGNHSGIGLRSIHLRTKQINAFYKLKTKPKRGTKWIIFVNNQQ from the coding sequence ATGAAAAGTGTCAGAAAAAACAAGCAGAAAGCCAGACAGTTGGTTCGTAATACACAGGCAGAATACCGGGAAAATACCATCTATCTGCAGGAAAAAGACAGAGAAAGACTGGCGGAGGAACTTCATGACAACATTATCTCGCGCCTGAACCTCATCCGCCTGAATGCGCATCAAAAAAATAGAGATGAACTTACTTCAGATTTAAAAAATTCCATGCAGCTCATCCGTGAATTTACTCATAACCTGACACCTCCGGATCTTAATGACATTGAACTGACAGATCTGATGGCGGATTATCTGGAACAGGTAAACGTGAATATTGATGTACATTTTTATGAAATTAAATTAAATAAAATCAACTTAAACAATTCAATTAAGCTAAATATTTTCAGAATACTTCAAGAGCTTGTCAACAATACATTAAAACATGCCGAAGCTTCACAAATAAAGGTACTTTTAAGAATTTCGGAGCATTATCTTATCCTGATTGTTGAAGACAACGGCATTGGCTTTACAACGGGAAATCATTCCGGAATAGGCCTGCGAAGCATTCATTTAAGAACAAAACAAATTAACGCCTTTTATAAACTGAAAACCAAACCAAAAAGAGGAACAAAATGGATCATCTTTGTCAATAACCAACAATAA
- a CDS encoding sensor histidine kinase, with product MKNKFLDFKLRKIVHYSLILCILLIQIIIAIFFYNEFVNGKKLEFIKNQLEESKALTGLTDNSRKDFMDAQNYLQRYMVSQDEDDLKAYFESLRKLKANFDKIGQYGEISPRLKRNLTLQEKDTMEVTRFNTLIDSVYQYSLKPPAKLEDSQFELKKFKNNFENLKIQTHTYTDTIKKKGFMGRLKDAIAGKVDVRKESTVITMTNNKTIDPSNLKSQMDSVIKSMDKHYLSQIKKVRVHAAQNQKDNIHFYSNFSKLLVYSRGLIDVYETAIKDFKSELEKEYSKQNSINNKIRTYLVLGLMILMFIVSIIIMYFTRVAFIYEFKLNEANKQIKNNLNFKNRILGMLSHELRSPLKIINIFIDKINRTTKDETIKDYLKSIKFTNSTLLIQSNQILEYTKNQDADQKLANTVFNLKDEINSIVTAITPYIETRNNKFVVANQIPENLVVNSDNIKINQLLMNILGNANKFTENGQIDLTMTTEKVNENTVSLITTIADTGAGISKSDLGKIFEPYYQGMVSDEIDNLGAGLGLNLCKEIVGLFNGDISISSELNKGTKVTFRINLNSNNDESR from the coding sequence ATGAAAAATAAATTCTTGGATTTCAAATTGAGGAAAATTGTTCATTATTCTTTGATACTATGTATTTTACTGATACAGATTATAATAGCTATATTTTTTTATAACGAATTCGTAAACGGAAAAAAGCTGGAATTTATCAAAAACCAGCTGGAAGAAAGTAAAGCTTTGACAGGGCTCACCGACAATTCGAGAAAAGACTTCATGGATGCCCAGAATTATCTTCAGAGATACATGGTAAGCCAGGATGAAGACGATCTGAAAGCTTACTTTGAGTCCCTCCGAAAGCTTAAAGCTAATTTTGATAAAATAGGTCAATACGGAGAGATCAGTCCCAGGCTGAAGCGCAATCTTACGCTGCAGGAAAAAGATACTATGGAAGTTACGAGGTTCAATACATTGATAGATTCTGTGTATCAGTATTCCCTGAAACCGCCCGCAAAACTTGAAGACAGCCAGTTTGAGCTTAAAAAGTTTAAAAATAATTTTGAAAACCTGAAGATACAAACCCACACCTATACCGACACCATCAAAAAGAAAGGCTTTATGGGAAGGCTGAAAGATGCAATAGCCGGAAAAGTGGATGTGAGAAAGGAAAGTACCGTCATTACAATGACCAATAATAAAACCATAGACCCTTCCAATTTGAAATCTCAGATGGATAGCGTAATAAAATCTATGGACAAGCATTATCTGTCTCAGATAAAAAAAGTACGCGTACATGCAGCTCAGAACCAAAAGGATAACATCCATTTTTACAGTAATTTCAGTAAATTATTGGTTTACAGCAGAGGCCTGATTGATGTGTATGAAACGGCTATCAAAGACTTCAAATCAGAATTAGAAAAGGAATACAGCAAGCAAAATTCCATTAATAATAAAATCAGGACTTATCTTGTACTCGGATTAATGATTTTAATGTTTATCGTATCTATTATTATCATGTATTTCACAAGGGTTGCATTCATATATGAGTTTAAGCTTAATGAGGCGAACAAGCAGATTAAGAATAATCTTAACTTCAAAAACAGGATACTCGGAATGCTGAGCCACGAACTGAGATCCCCACTGAAAATTATCAATATTTTTATCGATAAAATCAACAGGACAACAAAGGATGAGACCATAAAAGACTACCTAAAATCAATCAAGTTTACCAACAGCACCTTGCTGATACAATCCAACCAGATTTTAGAATATACAAAAAATCAGGATGCAGATCAAAAGCTTGCCAATACGGTTTTCAACCTTAAAGATGAGATCAATTCTATCGTTACGGCCATTACGCCATATATAGAAACAAGGAATAATAAGTTTGTGGTAGCCAACCAAATCCCTGAAAATCTGGTGGTAAATTCAGATAATATAAAAATCAACCAATTGTTGATGAACATTCTGGGGAACGCCAACAAGTTCACGGAAAACGGGCAGATTGACCTTACCATGACTACCGAAAAAGTAAATGAAAATACAGTTTCCCTGATCACAACGATAGCGGACACCGGTGCCGGAATATCAAAGTCCGACCTCGGGAAAATTTTTGAGCCCTATTATCAGGGAATGGTATCTGATGAAATTGATAATCTCGGCGCGGGATTGGGTCTTAATTTGTGTAAGGAAATTGTAGGGCTTTTCAATGGTGACATATCGATCTCAAGCGAGTTGAATAAAGGGACAAAAGTAACATTCAGGATAAATTTAAATAGTAATAATGATGAAAGCAGATAA
- a CDS encoding aminotransferase class I/II-fold pyridoxal phosphate-dependent enzyme: MKSKVWLSSPHMGGNELKYIKEAFNANWIAPLGPNVDGFEQDLEIFLNEGVKVAALSAGTAALHLALIECDVNPGDEVICQSMTFSASANPIAYLGAIPVFIDSEKDTWNMCPVALQEAIEDRIEKGKKPKAIIVVHLYGMPAKMDEILTIAAEYNIPVIEDAAESLGSKYKGKACGTFGRFGILSFNGNKIITTSGGGALVCHSQEDKDKAVFLSTQARDEAPHYQHSHIGYNYRMSNISAGIGRGQMEVLNERVEGRRKIHEFYAEICKNIDGVELFSEPGPDFYSNHWLSVITIDESKSLKTREDLRLAFLEDDIESRPIWKPMHMQPVFEDAPYYGGKVAEELFGNSLCLPSGSNLSEDEKERIAKVMIEVLSNKKEYSVSR; the protein is encoded by the coding sequence ATGAAATCAAAAGTATGGTTGTCCTCTCCCCATATGGGAGGAAACGAATTAAAGTACATTAAAGAAGCATTTAACGCAAATTGGATAGCGCCTTTAGGACCGAATGTTGATGGTTTTGAACAAGATTTGGAAATATTCTTAAATGAAGGAGTAAAAGTAGCTGCTCTTTCCGCGGGAACTGCCGCGCTGCACCTTGCGTTGATTGAATGTGATGTGAACCCCGGCGATGAGGTTATATGCCAGTCTATGACATTTTCCGCATCTGCAAATCCTATTGCGTATCTGGGAGCAATCCCTGTTTTTATAGATTCCGAAAAAGATACCTGGAACATGTGTCCGGTTGCCCTCCAGGAAGCTATAGAAGACAGAATAGAAAAAGGTAAAAAACCGAAAGCCATTATCGTTGTTCATCTTTACGGGATGCCGGCGAAAATGGATGAAATCTTAACAATCGCTGCAGAATATAACATCCCTGTCATTGAAGACGCCGCCGAATCATTAGGCTCCAAATATAAAGGAAAAGCCTGTGGTACTTTCGGGCGTTTCGGGATTTTGTCTTTCAACGGTAACAAAATCATTACCACTTCCGGAGGAGGTGCGCTGGTTTGCCATTCCCAGGAAGACAAAGACAAAGCAGTATTTCTCTCTACACAGGCGAGGGATGAAGCACCGCATTATCAGCACTCTCATATCGGGTACAATTACAGAATGAGCAATATCAGTGCAGGAATCGGGCGCGGGCAGATGGAAGTTTTGAACGAAAGGGTAGAAGGCCGCAGAAAAATACACGAATTTTACGCTGAAATCTGTAAAAATATTGATGGAGTAGAGTTGTTTTCAGAGCCGGGTCCGGATTTTTACAGCAACCATTGGTTGTCTGTTATTACAATTGACGAGTCAAAATCATTAAAAACCCGTGAAGACCTTCGTCTTGCATTTTTGGAAGATGATATAGAATCCCGACCTATCTGGAAGCCAATGCACATGCAGCCGGTTTTTGAAGATGCTCCATATTACGGAGGAAAAGTAGCAGAAGAGCTGTTCGGGAACAGCCTGTGTCTACCGTCAGGATCAAACCTGTCTGAAGACGAAAAAGAAAGAATTGCAAAAGTAATGATAGAAGTTCTTTCCAATAAGAAGGAATATTCTGTTTCGCGGTAA
- a CDS encoding RebB family R body protein: MATVVNEQITDAVTQSNVKVVAEAPAIALGNVYQTAAHSTGIMFENAVNTQNQQNILGQAATTQGVMQIYSLDTVADAISIAKMLNPTA, translated from the coding sequence ATGGCAACAGTAGTAAACGAACAAATCACAGACGCAGTAACGCAGTCGAACGTAAAAGTAGTGGCAGAAGCTCCGGCAATCGCCCTTGGAAACGTGTACCAGACGGCAGCACACTCAACAGGAATCATGTTTGAGAATGCAGTGAATACACAAAACCAACAGAACATCTTAGGTCAGGCTGCAACAACGCAGGGCGTAATGCAGATCTATAGCCTGGATACCGTAGCAGACGCAATTTCTATTGCTAAAATGCTGAATCCTACTGCTTAA
- a CDS encoding RebB family R body protein produces the protein MLHNQNQINTEVVGMATAVPTAISMQVNAHSTGIMYEQSVLNQHRDSLIGLSNSVMGIKKMGSKRLKKELMTLRKSRFNF, from the coding sequence ATGTTACACAATCAAAACCAAATCAACACGGAAGTTGTGGGAATGGCCACCGCTGTACCTACCGCAATTTCGATGCAGGTAAATGCACACTCCACAGGAATAATGTACGAGCAATCCGTATTGAATCAGCACAGAGATTCGTTGATCGGACTAAGTAATTCTGTAATGGGAATAAAAAAAATGGGCTCCAAAAGATTAAAAAAAGAATTGATGACGTTAAGAAAAAGTCGCTTTAATTTTTAA